In Saccharomyces eubayanus strain FM1318 chromosome X, whole genome shotgun sequence, the genomic window aaatatatagtTCTGTATTCACCGTTTGACAAGGCACACctgcttttgtttattgaaGGGTTATTTTCGTATTGGTACTCGTGTTGATATTAACCGAAAAGGGagtcatcttcattgaaatccttcttgaaaaaccacttgaaaataacaatactGGAATATATGATAAGACCACCGGTCATGCACATGATGCAGCTTAGATGGCCGATCAATTGGCAATGGTAGAAGACGACAGGCAGCGCCACACCACTTGTCACCAGCATCCCTGTCAGAAAATGAGCTAGATCCTGGCCAGTGTTCGACGAATCCGACATGAAGTCGGATGTATGGTACTGATTACCTGTATTGAAAAGGGTATTTGGAATGGGGGCCAGtaaaaagatcaagatgTCAAATAATGGGTAGTAATTATGGAATAATGCGCAACTTAGTATGACCAAAAGGAACCCCAGTGCCAGGAACCCTGAAAGAGAAATGATCTTTGTTAGCGGTGAGACTTTCAAGTCTATCATTAGTGTATGCCTTTGTGCCTTGGtgttttttgctttcaGAGCTGCAAACGTGTCAAATATCGTGCGTGTGTGTGCTTTGTATGTAACAGATTCCCCTTTTCTagctttccttttttacgatttttttctgatttttcGAAAGGGTGGAGAGTGAAAGCCACCgagataatgaaaaatctaatgaagaaataaatGTGGGTATAGAACAGGATCAACTAATTACAAGAGATACATGGTTTTCGTGCTTGATGCAGGAAAACAGTACTTATATAAACGATATATGTTTGCGggtgtgtatatatatgtatataaatgttCTTAAcagaaaaaggaacaaaaatattggttagttattattatgttgttttttttgagttcAAAAGTGTAGTAGTAACGTATTAACAGGAGTTTGCTTTTTATTGCTTAGGTTCACCGGATTCAGcattgttgctgctgttgttgttgttgctgttgccTGAGTCGTTCTTATACAATTGTTCGAACAATTTCATGGAAGAGTTTTGCAATTCTTCGGTCTTGgtcttcaattcttcagCATTAACTTCTTCACCACCTTGTACTCTAGCGATCAATTCCTTCAATGAGGTGATTTGATCTCTAACCTTTTGGGCTTCAGCCTTGTCTACCTTACTTTCGAATTCCTTCAAGGAGTTTTCGGTGTCGTTGGCCAATTGGTCAGCCTTGTTGGCGGTTTCAATGGATTGCTTTCTGGCTTCATCTTGAGACTTGAATTTTTCTGCGTCGTTAAccatttgttcaatttcgTTTTCAGACAAACCAGAAGAACCGGCAACAGTGATGGAGGAATCCTTGCTTGTGGCCTTGTCTCTAGCAGAAACGTTGATGATACCATCGGCGTCGATGTCGAAAGTGACTTCGATTTGTGGAACACCCTTTGGAGCAGGTGGGATACCGGCCAAAGTGAAGTTACCAATCAGCTTGTTGTCTCTAACCAATTCTCTTTCACCTTGGAAGACTCTGATTTCAACAGAAGTTTGACCGGCGGCGGCAGTGGAGAAGATTTGAGATTTCTTTGTTGGGATGGTAGTGTTTCTTGGAATCAATCTGGTAAAGACACCACCCAAAGTTTCAATACCTAAGGATAATGGGGTGACATCCAACAATAGAACGTCGGTGACTTCACCGGACAAGACAGCACCTTGAACGGCAGCACCAATGGCGACAGCTTCGTCTGGGTTGACAGCCTTGGATGGGTCCTTGCCGAACAAAGACTTGACGGTTTCGACGACCTTTGGCATTCTGGACATACCACCGACTAGCAAGACTTCGGRAATGTCGGAAGTGGCCAAGCCAGCATCCTTCAAGGCCTTCTTGACTGGGTCGACAGTTCTCTTAACCAATGGGGCAGTCAAAGTTTCGAATTGAGCCCTGGAGAACTTCATGTTAATATGCTTTGGACCAGAGGCGTCAGCGGTGATAAATGGTAGGTTGATTTCAGTGGACACAGTGGAAGACAATTCAATCTTTGCCTTTTCGGCGGCTTCTCTGATTCTTTGGATGGCCATACGGtcgttttccaaatcgATACCGGTTTCTGTCTTGAAACGGGAAACAATTTCTCTCAACAAGTAGATGTCGAAATCTTCACCACCTAGGTGGGTGTCACCGTTAGTGGACTTGACTTCGAAGACACCGTTGTCGATGTCCAAAATGGAGATATCGAAAGTACCACCACCCAAATCGAAAACGGCAACAACCTTGGAGTCGGATTTTTCTAGACCGTAGGCCAAAGCAGCGGCGGTAGGTTCGTTAACGACACGCAGAACGTTTAAGCCGACAATTTGACCTGCGTCCTTAGTAGCTTGTCTTTGAGAATCGTTAAAGTAGGCGGGGACGGTGACAACGGCGTTCTTAACCGTCTTACCCAAGTAGGCCTCGGCAGTTTCCTTCATCTTGTTCAAGACGAACCCACCGATCTGAGCTGGAGAGTAGGTTTGGCCTCTGGCCTCCACCCAAGCATCCCCGTTGGAGTGCTTGACGATCTTGTATGGAACCTGCTTAATGTCTCTTTGAACTTCGACGTCTTCGAAACGACGACCAATCAAACGCTTGGTAGCGAACAAAGTGTTTTCTGGGTTCACAACGGCTTGACGCTTGGCAGGAATACCGACCAAACGCTCACCCTCCTTGGTGAAAGCCACCACGGATGGGGTGGTTCTAGAACCTTCAGCGTTCTCGATAATCTTAGGCACCTTACCCTCCATCAGAGCAACGGCAGAGTTGGTGGTACCCAGATCGATACCGATAACAGAGCCTTGCACCTTGGTAGATTGCAAACGCGCAGCGACGCGGAAGGAGTTGGACAGGCTCGACCTGTTTAGTATGTTTTTAGCAGCAAGCATCTTGATGTGTGTAGAATGTGTAGTTTGCGGGGGGGTTCGTTACAGTAAAGTGTGGCGGAATACGAATAGTTGTCACTCTTGCAGGGGTTGGTGAGCAGCAGGGCGTCGATATGTACAGCAGGCAGACGGGACAGCAACGTATAGGTTCCTTAGCCAAGTTGCGAAccaaaaagaatcaaaaagatCTTAAACGTCGAGCCGGCGCTGGAACCGTTCGTTTTTATACACCGCACCGCGAGCGGCCGCCGGAAAAAACAGGCAGGGGGCGGTGGAACCGGGCCGAAGCCCGTGGAAAAGCGCGGCCGTGGCGCGTGACAATGATGATTCAGCGAATCTAAGGCACCATCTCAAGCACAAGAAGGTGATGAGATGGCTGCTGTCAGTGAAGTTGGTGTTGGTGTGGCCAGCGAAGCAAGCTCAGAGTGTTGTGATATGAGCGGTAAGGAGAatagcagaagaagaacgcCGCTGCGTGTGCCGGTTATAGACCTGGACCGGGTTTCCGCCGAAGACCAGCTGTTGCCGGTGGTGAGGGCCGTTTTGCAGCAGCACGATACGTTCCTGTTGAAGAACTATGCCAACAAGGCGGCGCTGGACGAGCTGCTGGGGGCGCTTGCGACGACTGACCTGCCCGACACGAGCCAAGGGTTCGATGCGAACTTCACAGGCACGCTGCCGCTCGAGGACGACGTCTGGCTGGAGCAGTATATCTTCGACACCGATCCGCAGTTGCACTTCGACCGGGCATGCAAGAACGAGTCGCTGCGGTCGATTTACGCCAGACTGTTCAAGCTGGGCGTGTTCTTCGCGCAATTGTGTGTGAAAGGTGTGGTCTCGAGCGCTGAGTTGCAGGACTGCATCTCCAGCACACACTGTGCCACGAAGCTCACTCGTTACTTCAAYGACGGTGACAGCGCACAGAACGGCTTGGACCCGAGTGCCACGATGCTTCCCAACGGCGACGATTTCCAGTACCAATTTGAGAGGGACTACGTCACTTTGCTGCCGACGGGTGTGTTGACCGTGTTCCCCTGTGCCAAGGGCCTCAGGTACAAGCCCTCGACGATGGCAGCCACTGACAACTCTTGGGTGACCGTCGATGAGCCCGACTGTCTGCTGTTCCACACGGGGACCCTGCTGGCGCGCTGGTCCCAGGGAATGCACACGACTTCACCGCTCCAGGTAGACCCTCGTGCGAACGTCGTGTCGTTGACCATCTGGCCTCCGCTGACGACGCCGATCGACGATGAAGGCACCATTGCCAGCCACTTGCTGGAGCAACAGATCAAAACGTTCCCGAAGGTCGCTCAGCAGTACTACCCGCGAGAACAGAATATTCTGAAACTGCAAGATGCTATGAAGTTCGTCAAGGAGCTGTTCAGCGTGTGTGAGACCATCTTGTCTTTGAATGCGCTCTCCAGGTCCACCGGGGTTTCTCCTGAGCTGCACGTTTTGCTGCCTCAGATGTCTAACATGATRAAAAGAAAAATAGTGCAAGATGACGTGTTGAAGCTGTTGACCATTTGGTCCGATGCATACGTGGTCGAGCTGARCTCAAGAGGCGAGTTGACGATGACTTTGCCCAGGAGAGACAACCTGATGACGTTGACGAATAAGTCCAGGACGTTGGCCTTCGTGGAGAAGGCAGAGTCGTGGTACCAACAATTGATAGCTTCCAATAACGACATTATTACAGATATACCCGTCTTCAAGataaataaaagaagagcaagcatcaacaacaaaaccaTTATGGGCAGCAAGGCGCAAACGAAAAATTCCAACTCCAATGCGCTTAACAACTCTAAATACCTATCGAATAAGAAGGAAAACTTCTTttataaagagaaaaccCCTGATTCGCAAGCCAACCTTTTGGACCGGCTACGTGAAAGGGAGAGACGTTCAGCTGCACTGCTTTCGCAAAGACAAAGACATTACCAGCAGTTTCTAGCGATGAAAATGACCCAGGTGTttgatattcttttctcatTGACTTCGGGACAGCCTTATACGGAAACTTACCTAGGTTCTTTGGTCGTGGACAGTTTACAAGACAGTAACAACCCTATTGGTTCGAAAGAAGCAAGCGAAATTCTGGCCGGGCTGCAGGGAATTCTACCAATGGAAATATCTGTTCATCA contains:
- the VPS55 gene encoding Vps55p; the protein is MIDLKVSPLTKIISLSGFLALGFLLVILSCALFHNYYPLFDILIFLLAPIPNTLFNTGNQYHTSDFMSDSSNTGQDLAHFLTGMLVTSGVALPVVFYHCQLIGHLSCIMCMTGGLIIYSSIVIFKWFFKKDFNEDDSLFG
- the SSC1 gene encoding Hsp70 family ATPase SSC1 is translated as MLAAKNILNRSSLSNSFRVAARLQSTKVQGSVIGIDLGTTNSAVALMEGKVPKIIENAEGSRTTPSVVAFTKEGERLVGIPAKRQAVVNPENTLFATKRLIGRRFEDVEVQRDIKQVPYKIVKHSNGDAWVEARGQTYSPAQIGGFVLNKMKETAEAYLGKTVKNAVVTVPAYFNDSQRQATKDAGQIVGLNVLRVVNEPTAAALAYGLEKSDSKVVAVFDLGGGTFDISILDIDNGVFEVKSTNGDTHLGGEDFDIYLLREIVSRFKTETGIDLENDRMAIQRIREAAEKAKIELSSTVSTEINLPFITADASGPKHINMKFSRAQFETLTAPLVKRTVDPVKKALKDAGLATSDIXEVLLVGGMSRMPKVVETVKSLFGKDPSKAVNPDEAVAIGAAVQGAVLSGEVTDVLLLDVTPLSLGIETLGGVFTRLIPRNTTIPTKKSQIFSTAAAGQTSVEIRVFQGERELVRDNKLIGNFTLAGIPPAPKGVPQIEVTFDIDADGIINVSARDKATSKDSSITVAGSSGLSENEIEQMVNDAEKFKSQDEARKQSIETANKADQLANDTENSLKEFESKVDKAEAQKVRDQITSLKELIARVQGGEEVNAEELKTKTEELQNSSMKLFEQLYKNDSGNSNNNNSSNNAESGEPKQ
- the TAH11 gene encoding Tah11p is translated as MAAVSEVGVGVASEASSECCDMSGKENSRRRTPLRVPVIDLDRVSAEDQLLPVVRAVLQQHDTFLLKNYANKAALDELLGALATTDLPDTSQGFDANFTGTLPLEDDVWLEQYIFDTDPQLHFDRACKNESLRSIYARLFKLGVFFAQLCVKGVVSSAELQDCISSTHCATKLTRYFNDGDSAQNGLDPSATMLPNGDDFQYQFERDYVTLLPTGVLTVFPCAKGLRYKPSTMAATDNSWVTVDEPDCLLFHTGTLLARWSQGMHTTSPLQVDPRANVVSLTIWPPLTTPIDDEGTIASHLLEQQIKTFPKVAQQYYPREQNILKLQDAMKFVKELFSVCETILSLNALSRSTGVSPELHVLLPQMSNMXKRKIVQDDVLKLLTIWSDAYVVELXSRGELTMTLPRRDNLMTLTNKSRTLAFVEKAESWYQQLIASNNDIITDIPVFKINKRRASINNKTIMGSKAQTKNSNSNALNNSKYLSNKKENFFYKEKTPDSQANLLDRLRERERRSAALLSQRQRHYQQFLAMKMTQVFDILFSLTSGQPYTETYLGSLVVDSLQDSNNPIGSKEASEILAGLQGILPMEISVHQVDGGLKVYRWNSLDKNRFSKLLEIYKLKQQDDDV